In Actinomadura citrea, a single window of DNA contains:
- a CDS encoding family 78 glycoside hydrolase catalytic domain produces MTERMSGMSRRGFLGASVAGVAGTVVLGSAGGAASASSPAARTPSGLLTSLMPDGLGVTARPRLSWQVADLGPGTRQTHYQVQFATTPARLEHGPHAWDSGKAASAASVAVPYGGPALSPRTAYWWRVRTFDGHRASRWSEPALLATGVGEWSAEPIWTTAARAPGDGVLRARLQITSVAASLWFRASGSSANYLWQLRAGSPGVLKKHVCVNGAYQVLEEKRLPIPIETGRWYDVAVEMTGSTFRTSVDGAEVDTATDATHRTGTVGMRNGSTEANVWDRVTFTGPDGETILDEDFADGRGTFGAGTVAGGALTLAKGQSTLSSAGSPDDDWALLRTEFVPERKPIAAAVLHVAAQSPAAIRQYPAKIWVNGEVAGFASMRGGAGAPKYHSFDLTEALEPGRRNALAALAYTTEDKRFLAELVVTYADGTSTTVGSGPAWKARRQAGLLRDGGTIGSGFYVGPQEYWDMRQEPAGWTGPGFDDSGWEPAAVKAAIDGLEPALVEPVGLHDTGPASVRKVSSGTWLVDLGREIAGGLRLSVRGRAGQTVEVRLGEELNADGTVKHALRAGVTYKEVWTLRDGLQTIEHWGYRGFRYAQLICDDALDLSQAVTGRAWRAAWRDSDASFSSSSPDLDRVYELCRYSIEATRGDLYTDTPTRERGPYEGDALINQASEYAVQRSFALARASDAHLARNPTWPTEYRLMNVMCAWQDYLHTGDPEQLAADYAILAAKHLTSHLGDDGLVHKNPGSPTQDLVDWPSSNRDGYVFTDVNTVVNACQYAAFTAMAGIANALGKTADATSWQGRADTLAKAMREKLLDASNGRFFDGVGTTHSAQHATVFPVALGVAGPGTVPDSVVRALGETLADGGMKVSVYGAQFLLDALFATGQAKAAIALMTATGMSSWLHMLDDLGATIVAEAWDPSLKPNMTFSHAWGSAPANVIPRHVLGVRITAPGAAEIEVRPRPGNLSRISGRVPTIRGPVSVALDRGERYRLDVDVPPGTVARVVVELGDDDPRAFRVTGPQARAPRATGRDATGRLLTIGPVGSGRITVTRRRQ; encoded by the coding sequence ATGACCGAACGAATGAGCGGGATGAGCCGGCGGGGCTTCCTCGGGGCTTCGGTGGCCGGAGTGGCGGGCACGGTCGTCCTCGGGTCCGCCGGCGGCGCCGCGTCGGCGTCGTCGCCGGCGGCCCGGACGCCGTCCGGGCTGCTGACCTCCCTGATGCCGGACGGCCTCGGCGTCACGGCCCGGCCGAGGCTCAGCTGGCAGGTCGCCGACCTGGGCCCGGGGACGAGGCAGACGCACTACCAGGTGCAGTTCGCCACCACGCCGGCCCGCCTGGAGCACGGCCCGCACGCGTGGGACAGCGGGAAGGCCGCGTCGGCGGCGTCCGTCGCCGTGCCCTACGGCGGCCCGGCGCTGTCGCCGCGGACGGCGTACTGGTGGCGGGTCCGGACGTTCGACGGGCACAGGGCGTCCCGCTGGTCCGAGCCCGCCCTGCTGGCCACGGGCGTCGGCGAGTGGTCCGCCGAGCCGATCTGGACGACGGCCGCGCGGGCACCCGGCGACGGCGTGCTCAGGGCCCGGCTGCAGATCACCTCGGTCGCGGCGAGCCTCTGGTTCCGGGCGTCCGGGTCGAGCGCCAACTACCTGTGGCAGCTCCGCGCCGGATCTCCGGGCGTCCTGAAGAAGCACGTCTGCGTGAACGGCGCCTACCAGGTTCTGGAGGAGAAGCGGCTCCCGATCCCCATCGAGACGGGCCGCTGGTACGACGTGGCGGTCGAGATGACGGGCTCCACCTTCCGGACGTCCGTCGACGGAGCCGAGGTCGACACCGCCACCGACGCCACGCACCGGACGGGCACGGTCGGGATGCGCAACGGCTCCACCGAGGCCAACGTGTGGGACCGCGTCACCTTCACCGGCCCGGACGGCGAAACGATCCTCGACGAGGACTTCGCCGACGGGCGCGGCACCTTCGGCGCCGGCACGGTCGCCGGCGGCGCCCTGACCCTCGCCAAGGGGCAGTCGACGCTGTCCTCGGCCGGGTCGCCCGACGACGACTGGGCGTTGCTGCGCACCGAGTTCGTCCCGGAACGCAAGCCGATCGCGGCCGCCGTGCTCCATGTCGCCGCCCAGTCCCCGGCGGCCATCCGCCAGTATCCGGCCAAGATCTGGGTGAACGGCGAGGTGGCAGGCTTCGCCTCCATGCGAGGCGGGGCGGGGGCGCCGAAGTACCACTCCTTCGACCTGACCGAGGCGCTGGAACCGGGCCGGCGCAACGCGCTCGCCGCCCTGGCGTACACCACCGAGGACAAGCGCTTTCTCGCCGAGCTCGTCGTCACCTACGCCGACGGGACGTCCACCACCGTCGGCAGCGGCCCGGCGTGGAAGGCGCGCCGCCAGGCCGGGCTGCTGCGCGACGGCGGGACGATCGGCTCAGGCTTCTACGTGGGTCCCCAGGAGTACTGGGACATGCGGCAGGAGCCGGCCGGCTGGACGGGGCCCGGCTTCGACGACTCCGGCTGGGAACCGGCGGCGGTGAAGGCGGCCATCGACGGACTGGAGCCCGCGCTCGTCGAACCGGTCGGGCTGCACGACACCGGACCCGCGTCCGTGCGGAAGGTCTCCTCGGGCACCTGGCTCGTCGATCTCGGACGGGAGATCGCGGGCGGTCTGCGCCTGTCCGTGCGGGGCAGGGCCGGGCAGACCGTCGAGGTCCGGCTCGGCGAGGAGCTGAACGCCGACGGGACCGTCAAGCACGCGCTGCGCGCCGGCGTCACCTACAAGGAGGTCTGGACGCTCCGCGACGGCCTCCAGACCATCGAGCACTGGGGCTACCGAGGGTTTCGCTACGCGCAGCTCATCTGCGACGACGCCCTCGACCTGTCGCAGGCCGTCACCGGACGCGCCTGGCGGGCCGCCTGGCGCGACTCCGACGCGTCGTTCTCCAGCTCCAGCCCCGACCTCGACCGCGTGTACGAGCTGTGCCGGTACTCCATCGAGGCGACGCGCGGCGACCTCTACACCGACACGCCGACACGCGAACGCGGCCCCTACGAGGGCGACGCGCTCATCAACCAGGCGTCCGAGTACGCGGTGCAGCGCTCGTTCGCGCTGGCCCGCGCGTCCGACGCCCACCTTGCCCGCAACCCCACCTGGCCGACCGAGTACCGGCTGATGAACGTCATGTGCGCCTGGCAGGACTACCTGCACACCGGTGACCCGGAGCAGCTCGCCGCGGACTACGCGATCCTCGCGGCCAAGCACCTGACGTCGCACCTCGGCGACGACGGGCTCGTCCACAAGAACCCCGGCTCGCCGACCCAGGATCTGGTCGACTGGCCCTCGTCCAATCGTGACGGGTACGTGTTCACCGACGTGAACACGGTCGTGAACGCCTGCCAGTACGCGGCGTTCACCGCCATGGCCGGCATCGCGAACGCTCTCGGCAAGACCGCCGACGCCACGAGCTGGCAGGGGCGCGCCGACACGCTGGCCAAGGCGATGAGGGAGAAGCTGCTCGACGCGTCCAACGGGCGGTTCTTCGACGGAGTGGGCACCACCCACAGCGCGCAGCACGCCACCGTGTTCCCGGTCGCGCTCGGCGTAGCGGGGCCCGGCACGGTTCCCGATTCCGTCGTCCGCGCACTCGGCGAAACCCTCGCGGACGGCGGCATGAAGGTCAGCGTCTACGGCGCGCAGTTCCTTCTGGACGCCCTGTTCGCCACCGGCCAGGCCAAGGCGGCGATCGCGCTGATGACGGCCACCGGCATGAGCTCGTGGCTGCACATGCTGGACGACCTGGGCGCGACCATCGTGGCGGAGGCGTGGGACCCGTCCCTCAAGCCCAACATGACGTTCTCGCACGCCTGGGGCTCGGCGCCCGCGAACGTCATCCCGCGCCATGTCCTCGGTGTGCGGATCACCGCGCCGGGAGCCGCCGAGATCGAGGTCCGGCCGCGTCCCGGCAATCTGAGCCGGATCTCCGGGCGGGTCCCGACGATCCGCGGCCCGGTCTCCGTCGCGCTCGACCGCGGCGAGCGGTACCGCCTGGACGTGGACGTGCCGCCCGGCACGGTCGCCCGCGTGGTCGTGGAGCTCGGCGACGACGACCCCCGCGCGTTCCGCGTCACCGGACCCCAGGCCCGCGCCCCCCGCGCCACAGGCCGGGACGCCACCGGCCGCCTCCTCACCATCGGCCCGGTCGGCTCCGGCCGCATCACAGTGACCAGGAGAAGACAGTGA
- a CDS encoding family 78 glycoside hydrolase catalytic domain — protein sequence MIRRDVTGSADRRVVAVAVAAVTAAVVTGLPGTAQAALKAGHAPQAPAGLTVGDQARPLSVEGAPLFGWTPRDRDPGEVQSAYEITVRGPSGKAVWDSGRVRSGSQEYVRYAGPTLAPETSYTWTVRTWDGSGKRSPWARPAAFDTGLADRDWQATWIRRTTAEADDYTLARKDFTVGASKVVRARVHIAAGQQYELHLNGEAVDRGPAFEYADDGFYKTVDVTSKVKAGRPATIGALYHWYGSGQGRPKGEPGLLVRLVIDHADGTRQVVVTDGTWKVTRAPWKKAPKRNGDAGDYVEDIDGTAVPLGWDEPGHDASAWQDPQVVGVHPASGFQHLRGQETDLSYRTVRPVKVTRLGSGALVADFGKVIPAVPVVRFRNGVAGRHVDLHASYVLNDDGTVSRSKDDNQDTDLSYGYTQRDGDQTFRPLTYVGFRYLEIAPDSGAGADDVSAVLQHNEVTRNSRLRTSNAGVNAAYDLMARSALYGSQSQFLDTPTREKGQFLGDSADTSLAMMGAYGERRLTRQAIREFIASQARYWPDGRLNAVYPNGDGKRDIPDYTEMFPGWIWDYYEQSGDSSTLAEAYPAMSAVAGYVRRYIAGGTGLVTNLEGGSGQYRYGIIDWPATMRYGHDMDTAARTVVNVLGVDVLNATARAAEALGRTGDAEALRKDAGTLTGNINARLRRPDGVYVDGLTSDGAQSAHASQIANAYALAYGVAPAGGRDEVESYIAGLGMQMGPMTAHRLLEALGGRPADVVTRLTDEEGPGWGNILARGGTFTWESWDAPETGQSFSHPWGATSLVEVQRTLLGVSVTAPASAAVRIRPPLTGLDRASGTVPLQRGDVGVTWKRDGHGFSLDTDVPVNVRAEIHVPARSAGDVRVSGPGGARFTGMKGGYAVFEAGSGHLTFRSEHR from the coding sequence GTGATTCGCCGTGATGTGACGGGTTCCGCCGATCGCCGTGTCGTCGCCGTCGCCGTCGCCGCCGTGACGGCGGCGGTCGTCACCGGGCTGCCGGGGACCGCGCAGGCCGCGTTGAAGGCAGGGCACGCGCCGCAGGCCCCGGCGGGGCTGACCGTGGGAGACCAGGCCCGCCCGCTGAGTGTGGAGGGGGCGCCGCTGTTCGGGTGGACGCCCCGTGACCGCGACCCCGGGGAGGTGCAGAGCGCCTACGAGATCACCGTGCGGGGGCCGTCCGGCAAGGCGGTCTGGGACAGCGGGCGGGTCCGGTCGGGGAGCCAGGAGTACGTGAGGTACGCCGGGCCGACGCTCGCGCCGGAGACGTCCTACACGTGGACGGTCCGGACCTGGGACGGCTCCGGAAAGCGCTCTCCGTGGGCGCGGCCCGCCGCGTTCGACACCGGGCTCGCCGACCGGGACTGGCAGGCCACCTGGATCCGGCGCACCACCGCGGAGGCCGACGACTACACCCTCGCTCGCAAGGACTTCACGGTCGGCGCGTCGAAGGTCGTGCGGGCCCGCGTGCACATCGCGGCCGGTCAGCAGTACGAGCTGCACCTGAACGGCGAGGCCGTCGACCGCGGCCCCGCCTTCGAGTACGCCGACGACGGCTTCTACAAGACCGTCGACGTCACCTCGAAGGTGAAGGCCGGGCGGCCCGCCACGATCGGCGCGCTCTACCACTGGTACGGGTCGGGGCAGGGACGCCCGAAGGGCGAGCCCGGCCTGCTCGTCAGGCTGGTCATCGACCACGCCGACGGGACGCGCCAGGTCGTCGTCACCGACGGGACGTGGAAGGTGACGCGCGCCCCCTGGAAGAAGGCGCCGAAGCGCAACGGAGACGCCGGCGACTACGTCGAGGACATCGACGGCACCGCCGTCCCGCTCGGGTGGGACGAGCCGGGCCACGACGCGTCCGCCTGGCAGGACCCCCAGGTCGTCGGGGTCCATCCCGCGTCCGGGTTCCAGCACCTGCGCGGACAGGAGACCGACCTGTCGTACCGGACCGTCCGGCCGGTGAAGGTCACGCGGCTGGGCTCGGGCGCGCTGGTCGCCGACTTCGGGAAGGTGATCCCGGCCGTGCCGGTGGTGCGGTTCCGGAACGGCGTCGCCGGACGGCACGTCGACCTGCACGCCTCCTACGTCCTCAACGACGACGGGACGGTCTCCCGCTCCAAGGACGACAACCAGGACACCGACCTCAGCTACGGCTACACCCAGCGCGACGGCGACCAGACCTTCCGGCCCCTCACCTATGTCGGCTTCCGCTACCTGGAGATCGCACCGGACTCCGGGGCCGGGGCGGACGACGTCTCCGCCGTCCTCCAGCACAACGAGGTGACCCGCAACAGCCGCCTCCGCACGTCCAACGCGGGAGTGAACGCCGCCTACGACCTGATGGCGCGGTCGGCGCTGTACGGGTCGCAGTCCCAGTTCCTCGACACGCCGACCCGTGAGAAGGGGCAGTTCCTCGGCGACTCCGCCGACACCTCGCTGGCCATGATGGGCGCCTACGGGGAGCGTCGGCTGACCCGGCAGGCGATCCGCGAGTTCATCGCCTCGCAGGCGCGGTACTGGCCCGACGGGCGCCTCAACGCCGTCTACCCGAACGGCGACGGCAAGCGCGACATCCCCGACTACACCGAGATGTTCCCCGGCTGGATCTGGGACTACTACGAGCAGTCCGGCGACTCGTCCACCCTGGCGGAGGCGTACCCCGCGATGAGCGCGGTCGCCGGCTACGTCCGCCGCTACATCGCCGGGGGGACGGGCCTGGTCACCAACCTCGAAGGGGGCTCCGGGCAGTACAGGTACGGCATCATCGACTGGCCCGCGACCATGCGCTACGGGCACGACATGGACACGGCCGCCCGCACGGTCGTCAACGTGCTCGGCGTGGACGTCCTGAACGCCACCGCCCGCGCCGCCGAGGCGCTCGGCAGGACCGGGGACGCCGAGGCGCTGCGCAAGGACGCCGGGACGCTCACCGGCAACATCAACGCCAGGCTCCGGCGCCCGGACGGCGTCTACGTCGACGGCCTGACGAGCGACGGCGCCCAGAGCGCGCACGCCTCGCAGATCGCCAACGCCTACGCGCTCGCCTACGGCGTCGCCCCCGCGGGCGGCCGGGACGAGGTCGAGTCCTACATCGCCGGGCTCGGCATGCAGATGGGGCCGATGACCGCGCACCGGCTCCTGGAGGCGCTCGGCGGGCGTCCCGCGGACGTCGTCACCCGCCTCACCGACGAGGAGGGGCCGGGCTGGGGCAACATCCTCGCGCGCGGCGGCACGTTCACCTGGGAGTCGTGGGACGCCCCCGAGACCGGGCAGAGCTTCTCCCACCCGTGGGGCGCGACGTCGCTGGTCGAGGTGCAGCGGACCCTGCTCGGCGTCTCGGTGACCGCCCCCGCCTCGGCGGCCGTCCGGATCAGGCCGCCGCTGACCGGGCTGGACCGCGCGTCCGGGACCGTCCCGCTGCAGCGCGGAGACGTCGGTGTCACCTGGAAGCGGGACGGGCACGGCTTCTCGCTCGACACGGACGTCCCGGTCAACGTCCGCGCCGAGATCCACGTCCCCGCGCGTTCGGCCGGTGACGTGCGCGTCTCCGGACCGGGCGGCGCCCGCTTCACCGGCATGAAGGGCGGCTACGCCGTCTTCGAGGCCGGCTCCGGGCACCTCACCTTCCGTTCCGAGCACCGCTGA
- a CDS encoding glycosyl hydrolase gives MTHSKARLVALPAAALLALSGLAIAGAAEAAPPSGPDAPALTRGTFADPPASVRPKYRWWQPLAHTDDEELADELEQIRKAGGGGAEVAPFSVEGTGNNSPEFLKTYGWGTPLWAQKTRTMLAAAKSKGLGLDFTIGPRWPATVPTVNDVNDPSAQQQVVFSHEFRKGGTSRSGALPANFNVAPPAGAKKTLIAALVAKCSDADCATSTGSRMLDRAGVTDVTSKVDAQGGLTVDFPGDGESTYALIAFYQTPSGQSLSGYTATGTNYALDPFSEAGAKATTDFYDEHILTPDVRKLLAQMGESDLFEDSLELGTTQKWTSELVDQWTKRRGYSPVEVLPALAGAGDQGITDKPFFDFGGGVGARVRTDYRQTLSDLYIRNRLDVLREWAHKHHISTRIQPYGIPVDVAEAASHVDVPEGESLAFGQSVGAYSNVQDYRVVATGAHVSGQPVVSDECCAFSGSVWGSTAGAGSDASNLQAVYRGLAGGVNQVVWHGFPYLSRGPAGAGPQSAWPGMTYGGNTSYSEAFGDKGGPNWADYRAVNDNLARMQLVLRQGKPRFDLAVYWQDFGMNGTGTTGSGSNKLIQSSSALASAGYTYEYLSPALLRRKDAAYSRGALFGDRSAYHAVLLNDQKTMPVDAAEKLVRLARQGLPVVIVGDVPSTVPGGGDAVRQDARLKSAMTELLRQRGVVRVASEADAPDALRRLRVTPAATPHDGSGAILDVRRQAGSTDYYYLYNQTNTATAQKITLTGDGVPYRLDTWTGKITPITDYTSGHGTVTVPVRLAGNDATVIAVTPRHDATFTGGPHGPRPPGGQRAAAVPQPVKLDEWSLAVDSWGPGPSGKPGDTAHRALGPVTVKAGAGGALPAWSAITKANGYPVDLADVSGVGTYTAHVTLDDGWKGIDGAALDLGTPVDTVRVNVNGHDLPPLNQADLRHVEVGRYLRPGANTITVRVASTLLNAVRAAPGTGASSRAPMDYGLFGPATLTPSGGDRPVLTVEALEPELPLADGGYNRATVLVTNASGRAANVTVAASAAEGISAEPERGRVTVPAGGSVTVPVGLRDKGVASGASTLKLTARSDAGPSAATAVTLRHSGDLALNPGGTPFPRVVADAGQDRYPAKLAVDGSPSTFWVSWGRAAGQGPTPADPVRYGVDFGAPVEFGSVVVGGRSNYGPRDYGVQVSSDGRTWRTVATAADTPKEGGTTTFAKVSARYVRLDITRSWDGVGANVQMSGFSVRP, from the coding sequence ATGACCCATTCCAAGGCCCGGCTGGTCGCGCTGCCGGCGGCCGCGCTCCTGGCCCTGTCCGGGCTCGCGATCGCCGGGGCGGCCGAGGCCGCTCCGCCGTCGGGGCCGGACGCGCCGGCCCTGACCCGCGGGACCTTCGCCGACCCCCCGGCGTCCGTGCGGCCCAAGTACCGCTGGTGGCAGCCGCTGGCCCACACCGACGACGAGGAACTGGCCGACGAGCTCGAACAGATCAGGAAGGCGGGCGGCGGCGGAGCCGAGGTCGCCCCGTTCAGCGTGGAGGGCACCGGCAACAACTCCCCGGAGTTCCTGAAGACCTACGGCTGGGGCACCCCGCTGTGGGCGCAGAAGACCCGGACGATGCTGGCCGCGGCCAAGTCCAAGGGGCTCGGCCTTGACTTCACCATCGGCCCCCGCTGGCCCGCGACCGTTCCCACTGTGAACGACGTCAACGATCCGAGCGCGCAGCAGCAGGTCGTCTTCTCCCACGAGTTCCGCAAGGGCGGCACCAGCAGGTCCGGTGCGCTGCCGGCCAACTTCAACGTCGCGCCGCCCGCCGGCGCGAAGAAGACGCTCATCGCCGCGCTCGTCGCCAAGTGCTCCGACGCCGACTGCGCCACCTCCACCGGCTCGCGGATGCTGGATCGCGCCGGCGTCACCGACGTCACCTCGAAGGTGGACGCGCAGGGCGGCCTCACGGTCGACTTCCCCGGCGACGGCGAGAGCACCTACGCGCTGATCGCCTTCTACCAGACGCCCAGCGGGCAGTCCCTTTCCGGCTACACCGCGACCGGCACCAACTACGCCCTCGACCCGTTCAGCGAGGCCGGCGCGAAGGCGACCACGGACTTCTACGACGAGCACATCCTCACCCCCGACGTGCGGAAGCTGCTCGCCCAGATGGGCGAGAGCGACCTGTTCGAGGACTCGCTCGAACTGGGCACCACCCAGAAGTGGACGTCCGAGCTGGTCGACCAGTGGACGAAGCGGCGCGGCTACTCCCCGGTCGAGGTGCTCCCCGCCCTGGCGGGCGCCGGCGACCAGGGCATCACCGACAAGCCGTTCTTCGACTTCGGCGGCGGCGTCGGCGCCCGGGTCCGCACCGACTACCGGCAGACCCTCAGCGACCTCTACATCCGCAACCGGCTCGACGTGCTGCGCGAGTGGGCCCACAAGCACCACATCAGCACCCGCATCCAGCCCTACGGCATCCCGGTGGACGTCGCGGAGGCCGCCTCGCACGTCGACGTGCCCGAGGGCGAGTCCCTGGCGTTCGGGCAGTCGGTCGGGGCCTACAGCAACGTGCAGGACTACCGGGTCGTCGCCACGGGCGCACACGTGTCCGGGCAGCCGGTGGTGTCCGACGAGTGCTGCGCCTTCTCCGGCTCGGTGTGGGGCTCGACGGCCGGCGCCGGATCGGACGCCTCGAACCTCCAGGCGGTCTACCGGGGCCTCGCCGGCGGCGTGAACCAGGTCGTCTGGCACGGCTTCCCCTACCTGAGCAGGGGACCCGCGGGCGCCGGGCCGCAGTCGGCCTGGCCCGGCATGACCTACGGCGGCAACACCTCCTACTCGGAGGCGTTCGGTGACAAGGGCGGCCCGAACTGGGCCGACTACCGCGCGGTCAACGACAACCTGGCCCGGATGCAGCTCGTGCTGCGGCAGGGCAAGCCCCGGTTCGACCTGGCCGTGTACTGGCAGGACTTCGGCATGAACGGCACCGGCACCACCGGGAGCGGGTCGAACAAGCTGATCCAGAGCTCCTCGGCGCTGGCGTCGGCCGGATACACCTACGAGTACCTCAGCCCGGCGCTGCTCCGCCGCAAGGACGCCGCCTACTCCCGCGGCGCCCTGTTCGGCGACCGCTCCGCCTACCACGCGGTGCTGCTGAACGACCAGAAGACGATGCCGGTGGACGCCGCGGAGAAGCTGGTGCGGCTGGCGCGGCAGGGGCTGCCCGTCGTCATCGTCGGGGACGTGCCGAGCACCGTGCCCGGTGGCGGCGACGCCGTGCGGCAGGACGCGCGGCTGAAGTCGGCGATGACCGAACTGCTCCGGCAGCGCGGCGTGGTGCGGGTCGCGAGCGAGGCGGACGCGCCGGACGCGCTGCGGCGCCTGCGCGTCACGCCGGCCGCCACTCCGCACGACGGCTCGGGCGCGATCCTCGACGTGCGCCGCCAGGCGGGCTCCACCGACTACTACTACCTGTACAACCAGACGAACACCGCGACCGCGCAGAAGATCACCCTGACCGGCGACGGCGTCCCCTACCGGCTGGACACCTGGACCGGCAAGATCACCCCGATCACCGACTACACGTCCGGCCACGGCACCGTCACCGTCCCGGTCCGGCTGGCCGGAAACGACGCCACGGTCATCGCGGTCACGCCGCGGCACGACGCCACCTTCACCGGCGGCCCGCACGGCCCCCGCCCGCCGGGCGGACAGCGTGCGGCGGCCGTCCCGCAGCCGGTGAAGCTCGACGAGTGGTCGCTGGCGGTGGACTCCTGGGGCCCCGGGCCCTCCGGCAAGCCCGGTGACACCGCGCACAGGGCGCTCGGGCCGGTCACGGTGAAGGCCGGGGCGGGCGGCGCGCTGCCCGCCTGGTCGGCGATCACCAAGGCCAACGGCTATCCCGTGGACCTCGCGGACGTCTCGGGCGTGGGCACCTACACCGCGCACGTCACCCTGGACGACGGCTGGAAGGGCATCGACGGCGCCGCACTCGATCTCGGAACACCGGTGGACACCGTCCGCGTGAACGTCAACGGGCATGATCTTCCGCCGCTGAACCAGGCGGACCTGCGGCACGTCGAGGTGGGCCGGTACCTGCGGCCCGGGGCCAACACGATCACCGTGCGGGTCGCCTCCACGCTGCTCAACGCGGTCCGCGCCGCGCCCGGCACCGGGGCCTCGTCGCGGGCGCCGATGGACTACGGGCTGTTCGGCCCCGCCACCCTCACCCCGTCCGGCGGCGACCGGCCGGTGCTGACCGTCGAGGCGCTCGAACCGGAGCTGCCGCTGGCGGACGGCGGCTACAACCGCGCGACCGTGCTGGTCACCAACGCCTCCGGGCGCGCGGCCAACGTGACGGTCGCCGCGTCCGCCGCCGAGGGGATCAGCGCCGAGCCGGAGCGGGGCCGCGTCACGGTTCCCGCCGGCGGCTCGGTGACGGTGCCCGTCGGGCTGCGCGACAAGGGGGTCGCGTCCGGCGCCAGCACCCTGAAGCTGACCGCGCGCAGCGACGCCGGGCCGTCCGCCGCCACGGCGGTGACCCTGCGGCACTCCGGTGACCTCGCCCTCAACCCGGGCGGCACGCCGTTCCCGCGGGTGGTCGCCGACGCCGGCCAGGACCGGTACCCCGCCAAGCTCGCCGTGGACGGATCGCCGAGCACGTTCTGGGTGTCGTGGGGCCGCGCCGCAGGCCAGGGACCGACCCCCGCCGACCCGGTGCGCTACGGGGTCGACTTCGGCGCGCCGGTCGAGTTCGGCTCGGTCGTCGTGGGCGGGCGCTCCAACTACGGGCCGCGCGACTACGGCGTCCAGGTCTCCTCCGACGGCCGGACGTGGCGCACCGTGGCCACCGCCGCGGACACGCCCAAGGAGGGCGGGACGACGACCTTCGCCAAGGTCAGCGCCCGCTACGTGCGCCTGGACATCACCAGAAGCTGGGACGGCGTCGGCGCGAACGTCCAGATGAGCGGGTTCTCGGTACGGCCGTAG